The Capsicum annuum cultivar UCD-10X-F1 chromosome 3, UCD10Xv1.1, whole genome shotgun sequence genomic sequence TTCTTACCCTCTGGCAATGTTTAATGGTGAAATTAACTGATATACGAAACAACTGGACAGCTTGATCCTTCAACTTCTAGAACATTAAGGGGTAGTTTGGTTGCTGGTCAGAGACTTAGAGTTAAGCAGGTATTAAGGTATTAGTAATTTAGAACTTAGTTATGGAGGGTTTAGTTGTTCATATATTAGTTGTTCCATATTTTACCCtgtataaaataatacataaattccCTCATAACctatacatgtattagttatgcagaATTGTAAACTGGTAACCAAACACCGTACTTGGTGTGCTGAATTCTATACATAGCAACTAAAATACTACCAAACATGGTACTAGGTAAGTTGgttttaatacatgaataatgctACTCCTATCCAACAACCAAAACGATCCCTAATTGTTTAACTCATCTTTTTCACTTCCTTTTTAAGGACTTCAGTCCTCCACTGTACTACTCATTATAAGAGAAAATCTCAGTGTTGGATGATGGAGCAACAAAAGTTCCttcaaacaataaaaacaaaaactattcaAAAGCACAAATGCAAAGCAAATGAGAATGACTTCCACTGCTCCCTCACCACATTATGCTACAATCACAACTAATGGATATGCAAGGTTTTCTTAGTGGTATCAAACTATTGATGTGTCAAAATTACTTTCATCACTCTTCCTACACATTATGCAACAACGACACCTTATGAAATTTAGCGTCCCTTAGCGTTAgcaaaattgaaaaacatagGTTAATAGCACCATGTGCCAGGCACCAAGAAAATGCCTTTATTTTCAACGAATATtgtcttccaaatagaagaggtATGTACTTCATAAAGTACAAGCTCATTcttcaaaaaggaagaaaagaatatATTGGCGTAGCAAGTCTTTCATTCATGATCTGCAGTGAGTTTTCATACGAACTTGCATAAATTTGCATAAATTTGTGTGACCACTCATTCAAAGCATTGTCTCATAATGCTTTTCAGCTTTGCCTTTTTTACATAAACAAGTGAGGGGttattacctttttattttgtgGATAATCAACTTTCCAATTGGAAGAGGGGAAAGATTGCTGCAAATTGAACATGTCAGCCTGTACCAGCAGAAAGTAAAAATAAGTAGATGGAAATGATGCATCTTATAGACTGCTAAACTCTGGTGAACAAAACTGAAACATAGCAAACTTACTGTTCCGGTAAAGTACGTGAGGAATGATAACATAATTCCATTATCAAGAATTGAACGCACACTGGCATTAACCATCATTCCTGGAACGAGAAGATCAATTGATAGCCCCTTAAGATCCTTGGTCTGTACAGAAGTAAATTTTTTGTATGTTATACAAGAACACATCATGAGGCAAAAAGGAACAATATGCATAATGTAATATTAGGTCTTAGGCCTAAATCACACTCAAAAAGCTAGCTCGTgagggaggattgtccaagtccatataaggacaCCAATTGCCCATCCCTTTTTCCGATGTGGGACTCTTATCACATAAGTTAACAACAATCAAAATCGTAAAATGAATCCAAAAACATACCACACATTTGGAGACAGCATCAGGATCAGAACTCAAATAGACAACGTTATGCATTCTATTAATACTTTTAACAACCCCTTGTACCAGATGTCCACTTCTAATCTTAACTTCCACATTTTCTGCAAAAAGGATATAACCATATCAGAAATTACGTTCAATATCAAAAAGCATATAAGAAGTTAGGAACAATATTAAACCACATGTATCATGAAAAGTTGGCAGCAATAAATGTTATTTGTTAGAATAGGAATAGGAATACGAATagtatatagaatcctacttgaaaaagaATTGTAATGCAGAGTCTATCCGGTGCGGTTATAACTCATATAGCTGCCTGCTTGGCCAATATTATGTTAGGTGGGCAAATAATATATGCTTGAAAAACATTCATTTTCTCATATCAGATTTGtgtagcaccatgcatcttttAGGTGACTACATCTTTTAGGTGACTACTTTCACCTATCTGATTTGCATAGCACTGTGCATCTCTTCGGACAactttctcatatctaatttgTGTAGTACCTTGCATCTTTTTGGACTACTTCCTATGAGTTGCGTAGCATCGTGGGTCTTTCTGATGACTCTTCAGATCCGATTTGTGTTGTTCGTGCGTCTTTCCGGTAACTTCTTAGATCTAATTCGTAGTTTCAATAGTTTAATATGATATCATTACTAGATAATTTAGATATAAGAATATCTCTATATTTAAATAATGTTGATGTGGGAATATCCTCAAATCCACAAAATTAGGCACTTAGAATATTGTGTAATTAGTTTTCTGCCTTATTTACATTCTCTGTAACACTATTTAATCTCACTAGCTTGAGGGAATAttgtaaattcataaattctccTCTTCGCCCTCTAATTtctcatggtatcagagccctccTTTCTCTAAGTTTTCCTCTTTTTATCAAAAGAGATTCTGCAAAGCAATATTGTAGAAACAGATCATGCAAAACACAGAATCGAAAAAAAAACTGCAAAAACAAAGTTGCAGAAATAGATTCAGCAGAACTGAATTgcagaatttaaaaaataaaataaaaaaaaaaaaaagttctgcCAGTTTTTGTTacagccttggagtaactggtaaagttgctgccatgtgaacaggaggtcacgggttcaagtcttggaaacagcctctgtcagaaatgcaaggtaaggctacgtacgatacacccttgtggtggggcccttccccgaacaccgcgcacagcagtagctttagtgcaccggactgccctttttttttttatggtttctTCATCCTTTTGGTCATAAATCATGCCTCCACGCGATAATGATCACCCTAGATACACACCAAATGTGGCTCATAACGGAAATGGTATTTTGCCCACACCTGGTTTCGGGAATGGACTATATCTATTAATTTAACTGCAACAAACTCTCTTGACTACCTACAGTACAAAGCATCAAGGCAACAATCATCAACTTCATCAGTTGCTTGCACAATGCAACCTAGTAACTCCTTTGCTTATGTCACACTGTCTTCATCTCATGAAGAATGGATTCTTGATTCTGGTGCTTCGAACCATAATTCTAGTAACAAAAATACTCTTTCTTCTCTTACTACCCCTTTTATCATCTCTACAGTGACTTTGGCTAATGGATTAAAAAATGTAGTAAAATAGATAGGTATAGCTCACCCTCTGCCTTCCATATCTTTTAAATTAGTTCTTTTTGCACCCGAATGCCATATAATCTTATTTCCATTAACAAATTAACCAAAAACTAGAAATGTGTTGTAACCTTCCTCGATGAAATTGTTCTTCTGCAGGACCGAAATACTGGACAAATAATTGGAAAAGGGCATGAATCACAGGGATTGTACTTGCTATCCACCTCACATCCACATGTTGCTTTCACTTCCACTACTTTCTCTGAATTGCTCCATAATCAACTAGGTCATCCGAGTCTCTTGCCCGAGAATATTTCTCTGcccctttctctttttttatgtCATCTCATGGCATATTGCACTTGTCTTCTAGTGCACATACTCCACAAAATGGAGTTGTTGTGTGTAAGAACAAACATCTAATTGAAATAGCTAGGACGTTGCTTATTCACAATCATGTCCCTTTACATTTTTGGGGTGATGCCGTTATTACTGCTTGTTATTTAATCAATCGTATGTCTTCCTCTGTTTTGCAGTACAAGAGTCCATACTCAATCCTCTATCCGGACCATAATTTGTTTCCCCTTCCTCCACGTGTGTTTGGTAGCACTTGTTTTGTTCATAATCTTAGCCCTGGAAAAGATAAACTTCAACACACGGCTTTTAAATGTATATTTCTAGGGTATTCTCATCTACAAAAAGGTTGCAAATGCTTTAACCTCTAACAATAAGTACTTGATCTCAGCAAATGTTACCTTCTTCGAGTCTTCTCCGTATTTTTCTCCTAATATGGAAATCAAAAGACCATATCAACCGTTCTTTCAATTCCGACTATTCCACTCCCAGCCTTGCCTCGAGCAGCCTTGTCCGAGCCTCCTAATCCAGTTAGTTTTTCCAACTCTGATACAGATACACAAAACATTCTTGGTGACTCATTACCTGGTCCATCAATGTCTCCTGCTCCAGTCGAGCACTCATTAGATGATCTTCTCATGGCTCTTCGCAAAGGTACTAGAACTACTGCCAATCAAGCTCCTATTTATACTTATCTAAGCTATCATCGTTTGTCACCTACACATCATGccttttaatactattttatccACTGTCAAAGTTCCTAAGATTGTGCCTTTAATACTATTTTATCCACTGTCAAAGTTCCTAAGACTGTGGCAAACTACgttgctcggactcgggtgcgGGTGTCCGATACGGGTACGGATCTAGAGGTCAGATCCTTCACAGTCTCAATTTAAAGATTCAGGGATATG encodes the following:
- the LOC124897198 gene encoding rRNA biogenesis protein RRP5-like (The sequence of the model RefSeq protein was modified relative to this genomic sequence to represent the inferred CDS: added 97 bases not found in genome assembly) yields the protein MILSAYVKSMEDHGYIIHFGLPSFSGFMPKESENVEVKIRSGHLVQGVVKSINRMHNVVYLSSDPDAVSKCVTKDLKGLSIDLLVPGMMVNASVRSILDNGIMLSFLTYFTGTADMFNLQQSFPSSNWKVDYPQNKKVITPHLFM